CCCCCCCGGGGTCTGCTGATTGGCCTCTCCGGCCACAGGTGGAACTGAACTTCGTGGCCGGCTACGGGTCCCCCAAAGACGTGGCCGTGTATGCGGCGCTGGGCCTGCCCCCTAGCCAGACCTACATCGTGGGCCGCGCCGTGCGGAAGCTGCAGGCGCAGTGCCAGGTGAGGGCCGATGAGGGTGGGGCTGCGAGCCAGCTGGGGCTTGGGAGTCTGAGTCTGGGCCGTGAGGACTACTTGTGTTGTTAAGAAGCACCTAGGAGGGAGGCATGAACAGGCTGGCCGGCTTCAGGGAAATTGGGCTTCTCCTAGGATCAGGGAGGTCAGGAGCAGCTAGAAGCTGGCCAGAATGGGTAACTCAAGCTGCAGTATGAGCAAGACCTTGGGTGCTCGTTCCATGCTGTCATGGCTCTGGGCACAagccttgacctctctgagcctcactttcctgtCTGTAAGATGGAAAGGATAAACCTGCGCAGATCTCCGCAGCTGTCACGAAGAGACCGTAATTTACTGCATGTCAGCGAGCACTGGCCTAGGCACAAAGCAAGTGCCTGTTAAATGTCAGCTGCTGTTACTTCCCTCcaaaaccccattttacagatgaggaaactcaggatgaggctcagagaggggcaggCTCCCCGGCGGGGTTTGGTCAGGCTGTGCCAGCCCGGTACTGCAGCCAGCACTGCCCAGAGCCTAGGAAGGGCAGGTGAGGGCAGTGTGTGGGCCCGAGACCAGCCATCCCCTCACCCTGCCCACCTTTACCCACAGTTCCTGTCCGACGGCTACGTGGCCCACCTGGGCCAGCTGGAGGCTGGCTCCCACCCTCATGCCACCGCGGGACCCTCAAGGGCCGCCCTGGCCAAGAGCAGCTATGGCGGGGCTGCCCCTGTGGACTTCCTCCGGAAACAGAGCCAGCTGCTCCGCTCGAGGGGCCCCAGCCAGGCGGAGCGGGAGGGCCCAGGGACCCCGCCCACCACCCTGGCGCGGGGCAAGGCGCGGAGCATCAGCCTCAAGCTGGACAGTGAAGAGTGAGGTCCCAACTGTGGCTGGACTTGGGTTATTTACTCATACACTTGAGGAGCCCCTGTGGCTGCCTGTGGAAGgctggcccccagccccacagcctGCATCTCTTTGCCCTCAGTGTTAGTTCCCTTTCATGCTGGGGGACCCAGCcctgggggctggaggaaggagCAGCAAGGGTCCAGAGGCTTTTCCAGCGTGTGTGACTCCACGGAAATAAACACCGCCTGCATCCCGCCTGACTGCCCACCAGTGTAGCATCACAGGGTGGCCCAGCTCACAGTTTCTAGTTCAACAGAGATGCTGAAGGGCAAAGAGGAGCTGGGATGTGCCCAGGGTCAGGCAGCAGGTCAGAGGGCAGGGCCTAAATTGGGGCCTGGAGAgtcagcctcccctccccacctgggCCAGCCTTTCAGTTCCCAGGGGCCCAGACTTGGCTTCTCACGGGAACCACTGCCTGCATGCGCTGAGGCCATGGGactgggggttgggagggggcGATGGGGAGGGCCGCGCTGGGAGCCCACCTCACCCAGGCACTAAGCCTCTTGGCTTGCACTTGCTTCCTCTCCCCGCTTAAGACTGAAGGCTCCCAGGCACCTTGGCCCTGGCCAGCAAGAAACACTTCCCTTGTGACAGAGACCATGCTCATCTCTCTGTCAGGCACATGGAGGCCCAAAGAGGTCTCAGAGCTGATGAACGGGGAACTGGGATTAGAACCCCAATTGTTTGCCTCCCCAAACCACCCGAGTACCAGGAAATGAGGGGCAATGACCCCAGCTTTCCCAGTGGATCAGCTCggcaggcccagagagggagagagaaacagataaataagGCCTTTATATACAGAGAAGCATGATATAGTGGGGTGGGGTTGGGCTGGCAGCAGCAGCGGGCCAGGCAGCTGGGCCGGCGGGGCCCCATCAGTGGGAGAAGATGCCCCGGAAGCGGGCCTTGTCCTCCTCATCCTTCTGGCGGATCCGTGCCTCCAGGGCCCGCAGCTCACGGCTCACCACAGGTGCCAGGGCCGGGTCCAGCTGCAACACCTTGGCAAAGTCAGCCTGGGCCTCCTGGGCATTCCACACCGCCGCGTGGGCCTTGCCACGCTTGAAGTAGGCCTTGACATTGTCTGCAGGGGGCGCCAGTGGGCAGCAAACACATGAGGGCGTGAGAAAGGGGAGCCAGCCAGCACCCCACCTTGACTTCTGGCACCAGGGGCCCGGTGTGAATGGAGCCCTCCTGCCCTGAGGATGTCAACCCCGCCCCCAAGCCCCATTCCTACCTCGCTGGCACAGCAGGGCCCACGGCCCCACCTGGGTGGGAGAGATTGGGTCAGGCTCCCATGGGAGTTCAGAACGGGGGTGATATTGAAGGCCCAGAGGCAATGGAGGAGGCCGCCTGCCTGACCACCCGCCGGCCCCCTGCCCTGATGACCCAGCGCCCAGCGCTCACCATCATACTTATTGAGGATGGAGGAGCAGTGATCCAGCACTTCGTAATACTCTTCGGCCACCAGCTTGCACTGACAGTAGTTGAGCAGCAGTGGGGTGATCTGCTGATCCAGCTGGATCCAGTCGGGGGACCCAGGCTGTTCCTGGGGGTGCGGAGGCAGGGAGAGGGCAAAAGATGctgaaacctgggccccctgggccccacctgacccctcccctcacccactGCAGCCTCCAGGCAGCACCTTCATCTGAAGGTTCTTGAGGCAGGCGATGGCGTCATAGTACTTGGCAGCGGCCTCCTTCACGTGGCCCTCACGGTACAACCGGTTACCCTCCTGGTGGATGACCGGcactgcctttgccttctcctcaTCCGTCATTGCCCATGGGTCCTGCTGGTACGTGCCAGGGTTCTCCACCTGCCGGGGCATAAGCCAGCTCAGGGCCCAGGGTCAGCCTCTGGGCTGGCCGGGCCCAGGACACTGGGTACCGGAAGCAGAATCACTTCTTCATCCACTGACCCTTCAACAAATATGCATGTAGCATGTCCTGcatgcccagcactgtgctgggTTCTATAAAGAGAGCAGTGAGCAAGATGGTGAAAAGCCCTGTCTTGGCAGAGACCTGCGGAGCGGGGAGGGGCCCCAGGAGGGAGGGCACTGCCAGGCGTCCTTGTGCCTGTTCCACCCCAACCCCCGAGCAGTCAGGGAGGCCCCTAGCTCCGGGCAGGCGGGCAGGGCTGGCACCCTCTCTGAAGCTGGGCGGTAGGGGTTTGGCCTGGGGGCCCCTCACCTTCAGCATCTCGATGTCGAAGAGGAGAGGCTGGGGGTTCTGCTGCAGGGCGTCCAGGTCGGCGTGGCCCAGGGAGTTGTGCTCATGCATCTGGGCGATGCCACAGCAGTGGCGCTGGCCCTCCAGCGGGTCCTTGCCGGCTGCGATGTTGCGTAGACTCTTGGCCACCAGTGGGTACAGCACCACGTGCTGCAGAGGGTGAGTGGGCATGGGGGGCTCTGTCAGCACCTGCTGGCTGGTAGGGGGCTCAAGAGGCCCCGCCCTCTGCCCCATCACCATCTGAGAAGGGACACAGGCCCAGAGAACCAGCACCTGGTTCAGGAGACACCCAGGAAGACTTttccctccagactcctctggcctCCCAGCCCTCCATCActtaccctaaccctaaccgcCAACCTGTCTTCCAAGCTCTGACAAGTCCCGTGGAATTCTTACCTCTTACCTGTCCTCCTCCCAGGTTTGCAGCCCACAAGCGGGGCTCCTCACCATTCCAGGGGCCCTTCCACACTCTGTTCCCAGCTCTCTtctctccagccccacccccacccttttcAGGTCCCTTCTCTGAGTTGGGATTAGGGCAGCAACTTCAAAATCCTCATGGAGGACCCTCAGACATTGGAGACCTAGCTTCtttatgtttgttgttgttgttttttttttcccagtgttggcccactttatttttttactttttggccacgcggcatgtaggatcttagttccccgaccagggatccaacccacgccccctgcattggaagtgcagagtcttaaccactggatcaccagggaagtcccagggatcTAGCTTTTGACCTTTCACTGGGAACATCTGCTGGGATGGCAGAGGTCAGACCATCCCCAGGCCTAACCAGCTCTTCTC
Above is a genomic segment from Cervus elaphus chromosome 2, mCerEla1.1, whole genome shotgun sequence containing:
- the LOC122708641 gene encoding AH receptor-interacting protein isoform X1 → MADIIARLREDGIQKRVIQEGRGALPDFQDGTKATFHYRTLRSDEEGAVLDDSRVRGKPMELIIGKKFKLPVWETIVRTMREGEIAQFCCDVKHVVLYPLVAKSLRNIAAGKDPLEGQRHCCGIAQMHEHNSLGHADLDALQQNPQPLLFDIEMLKVENPGTYQQDPWAMTDEEKAKAVPVIHQEGNRLYREGHVKEAAAKYYDAIACLKNLQMKEQPGSPDWIQLDQQITPLLLNYCQCKLVAEEYYEVLDHCSSILNKYDDNVKAYFKRGKAHAAVWNAQEAQADFAKVLQLDPALAPVVSRELRALEARIRQKDEEDKARFRGIFSH
- the LOC122708641 gene encoding AH receptor-interacting protein isoform X2, whose amino-acid sequence is MADIIARLREDGIQKRVIQEGRGALPDFQDGTKATFHYRTLRSDEEGAVLDDSRVRGKPMELIIGKKFKLPVWETIVRTMREGEIAQFCCDVKHVVLYPLVAKSLRNIAAGKDPLEGQRHCCGIAQMHEHNSLGHADLDALQQNPQPLLFDIEMLKVENPGTYQQDPWAMTDEEKAKAVPVIHQEGNRLYREGHVKEAAAKYYDAIACLKNLQMKEQPGSPDWIQLDQQITPLLLNYCQCKLVAEEYYEVLDHCSSILNKQCQGLLQAWQGPRGGVECPGGPG